One window of Acidobacteriota bacterium genomic DNA carries:
- a CDS encoding ABC transporter permease, protein MSLRDLLAVAIQALRAHKLRSGLTLLGVIIGVMTVVSVLSVISGLNDYVLNKVVNLNPDVLVFTKYGLIRSRSEFILARKRKPVTARDLDVVRAECRSCGAVGGQADQVATVHAGAAKLADVPFTGYTANASTLLKIDLQAGRFFNAVEDEHAAAVAVIGYDVKDQLFPNLDPIGRTLYVHGYPLRVIGLQTKLGNVLGQNRDKVIFVPLSFLQKVMTSNDGISILVRPARGMPGLDETEGEVRTLLRSLRKTPFLAEDPFGVVGAEAIQSLWRSISAAAFIVMILIAGISLVVGAIVIANTMFVSVVERTQEIGLRMALGAKRRDIRRQFLLESSLLATLGGAGGVIGGALVALAVSQIFPAALKPAFVALGLATGTLTGLVAGLAPAAAAAKLPPVEALRHE, encoded by the coding sequence GTGAGCCTGAGGGATCTCCTCGCCGTCGCCATCCAGGCGCTCCGCGCGCACAAACTGCGCTCGGGGCTCACGCTCCTCGGCGTGATCATCGGCGTGATGACGGTCGTCTCGGTCCTCTCGGTGATCAGCGGCCTCAATGACTACGTGCTCAACAAGGTCGTCAATCTGAACCCCGACGTCCTGGTCTTCACGAAGTACGGCCTCATCCGCAGCCGGAGCGAGTTCATCCTGGCCCGCAAGCGCAAGCCCGTGACGGCGCGCGATCTCGACGTCGTGCGCGCCGAGTGCCGATCGTGCGGCGCCGTCGGCGGGCAGGCGGACCAGGTCGCGACCGTGCACGCGGGGGCGGCGAAGCTCGCGGACGTTCCCTTCACCGGCTACACGGCCAACGCCTCGACGCTCCTCAAGATCGATCTCCAGGCGGGGCGCTTCTTCAACGCGGTGGAGGACGAGCACGCCGCCGCGGTCGCCGTCATCGGCTACGACGTGAAGGACCAGCTCTTCCCGAACCTCGATCCCATCGGGAGGACGCTCTACGTCCACGGATATCCGCTGCGCGTGATCGGCCTTCAGACGAAGCTGGGGAACGTCCTCGGCCAGAACCGCGACAAGGTGATCTTCGTGCCGCTGTCGTTTCTGCAGAAGGTCATGACGTCGAACGACGGGATCTCGATCCTGGTGCGCCCCGCCCGCGGGATGCCGGGGCTCGACGAGACGGAAGGGGAGGTGCGGACGCTGCTGCGATCGCTGCGGAAGACCCCCTTCCTCGCCGAAGACCCCTTCGGGGTCGTGGGCGCCGAGGCGATCCAGTCGCTCTGGCGCTCGATCTCGGCGGCGGCCTTCATCGTGATGATCCTGATCGCCGGCATCTCCCTCGTCGTCGGCGCCATCGTGATCGCCAACACCATGTTCGTGTCGGTCGTGGAGCGCACGCAGGAGATTGGCCTCCGGATGGCCCTCGGCGCGAAGAGGCGCGACATCCGGCGGCAGTTCCTGCTGGAATCCTCGCTCCTCGCCACGCTGGGGGGGGCCGGCGGGGTGATCGGCGGCGCGCTCGTCGCGCTTGCCGTCAGCCAGATCTTCCCGGCCGCCCTCAAGCCCGCCTTCGTGGCCCTCGGCCTCGCGACGGGGACGCTCACGGGGCTCGTGGCGGGCCTGGCCCCGGCGGCCGCGGCGGCGAAGCTGCCGCCGGTCGAGGCCCTGCGCCATGAGTAA
- a CDS encoding ATP-binding protein: MLHFRRTIQGALDRHLRRGKSILLLGPRQTGKTTLLSEMAADLNLSLVAPTVRQRYEKDPSLLAGEIRALPRPRGGGRKPLVTIDEVQKVPALMDVAQDLIDRDEARFVFTGSSARKLRRGRDLNMLPGRLVALRLDPLTIEEHLPASLDEALLFGALPAIRRLRVREDRETDLRSYVETYLEEEVRQEALVRNVGLFGRFVELAGQESGRIANYTKISQEIGVSAVSVRTYYEILCDCLVAERVDPVTRSATRKKLTKASRHLLFDLGVRRLAAGEGRRLHPSRVGDLFEQFVGLELIRLCRIHAPAARLRFWRDPGGPEVDWVLEHEGRYLPIEVKLTDRPSERDARHLMVFLAEYGAKRGFVVCTTPRPVRLGRRVTAIPWQELPALVSSMSRERG, encoded by the coding sequence ATGTTGCATTTTCGCCGCACGATCCAGGGCGCTCTCGATCGCCACCTGCGCCGGGGCAAGAGCATCCTCCTGCTGGGGCCCAGGCAGACCGGCAAGACGACGCTTCTCTCGGAGATGGCGGCGGACCTCAACCTCTCCCTGGTCGCGCCGACGGTGAGGCAGCGTTACGAGAAAGACCCTTCCCTTCTGGCCGGTGAGATCCGAGCCTTGCCGCGGCCCCGGGGAGGCGGCCGGAAGCCGCTCGTGACCATCGACGAGGTCCAGAAGGTGCCGGCCCTCATGGACGTCGCACAGGATCTCATCGATCGCGACGAGGCCCGGTTCGTCTTCACCGGCTCGTCCGCGCGCAAGCTGCGGCGCGGCCGCGACCTCAACATGCTTCCCGGCCGGCTGGTGGCGCTGCGCCTCGATCCGCTCACGATTGAAGAGCACCTCCCGGCAAGCCTGGATGAGGCCCTCCTCTTCGGAGCCCTCCCGGCCATCCGCCGGCTTCGCGTCCGGGAGGACCGGGAAACCGACCTCCGTTCCTACGTCGAGACCTACCTGGAGGAAGAGGTCAGGCAGGAGGCCCTCGTCCGCAACGTGGGGCTGTTCGGAAGGTTCGTGGAGCTGGCGGGTCAGGAATCCGGCCGCATCGCCAACTACACGAAGATCTCGCAGGAGATCGGCGTTTCAGCCGTGAGCGTGCGCACCTACTACGAGATTCTGTGCGATTGCCTGGTCGCGGAGCGCGTCGATCCCGTCACCCGAAGCGCCACCCGTAAGAAGCTGACGAAGGCGAGCCGTCACCTCCTGTTCGATCTCGGCGTCCGCCGGCTGGCGGCGGGCGAGGGCCGCCGGCTGCACCCTTCGCGAGTGGGCGATCTTTTCGAGCAGTTCGTGGGCCTGGAGCTGATCCGTCTTTGCCGCATCCACGCGCCAGCCGCGCGGCTCCGGTTCTGGCGCGACCCTGGCGGCCCGGAGGTGGACTGGGTCCTGGAGCACGAGGGGCGCTACCTTCCGATCGAGGTCAAGCTGACGGACCGACCCTCCGAGCGGGACGCGCGGCATCTGATGGTCTTCCTTGCGGAATACGGGGCGAAGCGGGGATTCGTGGTCTGCACGACGCCGAGGCCGGTCCGGCTGGGACGGCGCGTCACGGCGATCCCCTGGCAGGAATTGCCCGCCCTCGTCTCGTCGATGTCGCGAGAACGCGGATGA
- a CDS encoding DUF2938 family protein, with protein MVELLTRGAFIGAGAAALMDAPALVARRAFDIQGLDWARSPALWPPLLIGLGTIVAPWFVMQPAMGAGIAASKTPNPGDARLRNLATQG; from the coding sequence ATGGTCGAGCTCCTCACGCGCGGAGCGTTCATCGGTGCGGGAGCCGCCGCGCTGATGGACGCCCCGGCGCTCGTCGCGCGACGCGCGTTCGACATCCAGGGGCTCGATTGGGCTCGATCTCCCGCGCTCTGGCCGCCTCTTCTGATCGGCCTGGGAACGATCGTGGCCCCCTGGTTCGTCATGCAGCCCGCCATGGGCGCCGGCATCGCGGCGTCGAAAACGCCGAACCCCGGCGACGCACGGCTGCGGAACCTCGCCACGCAGGGTTGA
- a CDS encoding ABC transporter permease, whose protein sequence is MSKPRGARLLWAALRRGLAANVRFAMGALLEYKLRSGLTILGIVVGVTTVMAMVAIVTGFNNNVIGNLQAFGANRIQFQKYEDRFGPGGPRSDEDRRRHNLTV, encoded by the coding sequence ATGAGTAAGCCGCGCGGCGCGAGGCTCCTCTGGGCGGCGCTCCGGCGCGGCCTCGCCGCCAACGTGCGCTTCGCGATGGGGGCGCTCCTCGAGTACAAGCTGCGATCGGGGTTGACGATCCTCGGCATCGTCGTCGGGGTGACCACCGTGATGGCGATGGTCGCCATCGTCACCGGATTCAACAACAACGTGATCGGCAACTTGCAGGCCTTCGGCGCGAACCGGATCCAGTTCCAGAAGTACGAGGACCGCTTCGGCCCGGGCGGACCGCGGAGCGACGAGGATCGGCGCAGGCACAACCTGACCGTGTAG
- a CDS encoding amino acid permease, with amino-acid sequence MNSESPPTIGFQRRLGLDSVMAFLVGHVIGIGIFLTPAGMSKSLGSPVLVGIVWVFMGCTAFCGALCFAELASRHPDAGGPYIYLREAWGSLPAFLYGWKSLFVMDPGLTAALAAGFAANVAVLVPLSPRGARGVAVAAVLVLAIGNLLGTSRAVGVVRLLTAAKVALLVLLIVWGFASGAGHWGHFLPLLGRRPGSSSLPAALGGAIVAAFFSYGGWWEVSKLAGEVREPSRTLPRALALGIGALTSLYLLTSAVFVYLVPMDAVGSGETFAAQAGAVLIGPRGAQIFAALVALFALGSLAPVMTLFPRVYYALARDGAFFRAVGTLNPRTGTPARAVVVQAALATALLAVGTFGEIVAYFIFVTVAFLGLTVAGLFVLRRREASPGFAAPGFPIPAVVFLVSIAVVLALLAMGAPKQAALGSGVVALGVPAYYLRRRYA; translated from the coding sequence ATGAACTCCGAGTCACCGCCGACAATCGGCTTCCAGCGAAGGCTCGGCCTCGACTCGGTCATGGCGTTCCTTGTCGGTCACGTGATCGGGATCGGCATCTTCCTGACGCCGGCGGGGATGTCGAAGTCGCTGGGATCGCCGGTGCTGGTCGGCATCGTCTGGGTCTTCATGGGATGCACCGCGTTCTGCGGAGCGCTGTGCTTCGCCGAGCTGGCTTCACGGCATCCCGACGCGGGGGGGCCCTACATCTATCTCCGCGAAGCGTGGGGGAGCCTGCCGGCGTTTCTCTACGGGTGGAAGAGCCTGTTCGTGATGGACCCGGGGCTCACCGCCGCGCTGGCCGCCGGCTTCGCGGCGAACGTGGCCGTGCTCGTGCCTCTGTCGCCGAGGGGGGCGCGGGGCGTCGCCGTGGCGGCGGTGCTGGTCCTCGCGATCGGGAACCTCCTCGGGACATCACGCGCCGTGGGCGTGGTTCGACTCCTGACGGCGGCGAAGGTCGCGTTGCTCGTTCTCCTCATCGTCTGGGGGTTCGCATCCGGGGCCGGACACTGGGGGCACTTCCTCCCGCTCCTTGGCCGGCGCCCCGGATCGAGCTCGCTTCCGGCGGCCCTCGGCGGCGCGATCGTGGCCGCGTTCTTCTCCTATGGAGGATGGTGGGAGGTCAGCAAGCTCGCGGGGGAAGTGCGGGAGCCCTCGCGAACGCTGCCGCGCGCCCTCGCACTCGGCATCGGCGCGCTCACGTCGCTCTACCTCCTGACGAGCGCCGTGTTCGTCTATCTGGTCCCCATGGACGCCGTCGGCTCCGGGGAGACCTTCGCCGCGCAGGCGGGAGCGGTCCTCATCGGCCCGCGGGGGGCGCAGATCTTCGCGGCCCTCGTCGCGCTGTTCGCCCTCGGCAGCCTCGCCCCCGTCATGACACTCTTCCCGCGCGTCTACTATGCGCTCGCGCGCGACGGCGCTTTCTTCCGCGCGGTGGGCACCTTGAATCCGCGAACCGGCACGCCCGCACGGGCCGTCGTCGTGCAGGCCGCGCTGGCGACGGCGTTGCTGGCGGTCGGGACGTTCGGCGAGATCGTGGCCTACTTCATCTTCGTGACCGTGGCCTTCCTCGGCCTGACCGTCGCCGGCCTCTTCGTGCTGCGGCGTCGCGAGGCGTCGCCGGGGTTCGCGGCGCCGGGCTTTCCGATCCCCGCCGTCGTCTTTCTGGTGAGCATCGCGGTCGTGCTGGCGCTGCTCGCGATGGGGGCTCCGAAGCAGGCGGCTCTCGGCTCGGGAGTGGTGGCCCTGGGAGTTCCGGCGTACTATCTGAGGAGGAGGTACGCATGA
- a CDS encoding ABC transporter permease encodes MASLVGYFDAVIHVKNGSLEANSPYLLGADEFYPTGTAYNVGRGRFFTHEEVEHSALVAVVGSEVRDAIFPGQEPIGKEITIEGLRYRVIGVLEKKGAQFGFSPDNKVVLPYGAFDRQFGFQVRRDGVSLNVVPARTEDLESVIEKSVAVLRARRKVPFNKPNDFGLVTPDQLISQFRAITGGVTGAMVFVALISLLIGGVGVMNIMLISVTQRTREIGVRRALGAMKYDVIGQFLIEAITLSSIGGAVGVALGLLISAAVKFTIPALPTAIPLWSPLVGLLVSVGVGVVFGSYPAVKASRLDPIEALRWE; translated from the coding sequence GTGGCGAGCCTCGTGGGCTACTTCGACGCCGTGATCCACGTGAAGAACGGGAGCCTCGAGGCGAACTCCCCGTACCTCCTCGGCGCCGACGAGTTCTACCCGACGGGCACGGCCTACAACGTCGGCCGGGGGCGCTTCTTCACGCACGAGGAGGTCGAGCACAGCGCGCTCGTGGCCGTGGTGGGGTCCGAAGTCCGGGACGCCATCTTCCCGGGGCAGGAGCCGATCGGCAAGGAGATCACGATCGAGGGGCTGCGCTACCGCGTCATCGGCGTCCTGGAGAAGAAGGGGGCGCAGTTCGGATTCTCGCCGGACAACAAGGTCGTCCTGCCGTACGGCGCCTTCGACCGCCAGTTCGGCTTCCAGGTGCGCCGCGACGGCGTGAGCCTGAACGTCGTCCCCGCGCGCACCGAGGACCTCGAGAGCGTGATCGAGAAGTCGGTCGCGGTCCTGCGCGCCCGCCGCAAGGTCCCCTTCAACAAGCCCAACGACTTCGGCCTCGTCACCCCCGACCAGCTCATCTCGCAGTTCCGCGCCATCACCGGCGGCGTCACCGGAGCCATGGTCTTCGTCGCGCTGATCTCGCTGCTGATCGGGGGGGTGGGGGTGATGAACATCATGCTCATCTCGGTCACGCAGCGCACGCGCGAGATCGGCGTGCGCCGGGCCCTCGGCGCCATGAAGTACGACGTCATCGGCCAGTTCCTCATCGAGGCCATCACGCTCAGCTCGATCGGCGGCGCCGTGGGGGTCGCTCTGGGGCTCCTCATCTCGGCGGCGGTGAAGTTCACCATCCCGGCCCTCCCCACCGCGATCCCGCTGTGGTCGCCGCTCGTGGGGCTTCTCGTTTCGGTGGGGGTGGGGGTCGTCTTCGGCTCGTACCCCGCGGTGAAGGCCTCGCGCCTCGATCCGATCGAGGCGTTGCGCTGGGAGTGA
- a CDS encoding carboxymuconolactone decarboxylase family protein, whose translation MTWIRTVPMLEASEELKAAREAQRKLYPKEYETPVHPTGDGSSEIVASHSLIPEALHHAFATFGALMSPDLPLTRRQHEMITTVVSATNRCHY comes from the coding sequence ATGACCTGGATCAGGACCGTGCCCATGCTCGAGGCGAGCGAGGAGTTGAAGGCCGCCCGGGAGGCGCAGCGGAAGCTCTACCCGAAGGAGTACGAGACGCCCGTCCATCCGACCGGCGACGGGAGCTCCGAGATCGTCGCGTCCCACTCGCTGATCCCGGAGGCGCTCCATCACGCCTTCGCGACCTTCGGCGCGCTGATGTCTCCTGACCTGCCGCTGACGCGCCGCCAGCACGAGATGATCACGACGGTCGTCTCCGCGACCAACCGGTGCCATTACTGA
- a CDS encoding serine/threonine-protein kinase yields MTLSRGHRLGPYEILDPLGAGGMGEVYLARDTRLERTVAIKILSAHLSDKPGARERFEREAKIISSLNHPHVCRLFDVGSQDGVAFLVMEYLEGETLAQRLRKGALPLEQVLRLGMEICEGLEQAHRSGVVHRDLKPGNVMLTKSGVRLMDFGLAKPVAPLGEASSIETRGQALTEEGVVMGSFQYMSPEQVEGRDVDTRSDIFSLGAVLYEMTCGKRAFDGKSPLSVASAILEKEPEPLAARSPAPPPFEHAIRTCMAKDPEKRWQTARDLAHQLEWIARDGSRAGAATPAVARGASRERLAWGLFALLLLAGLVYAVAGRRVASSPRQARHFSAALSVTSRDLALTEDGKLLAFVAAEPSLGRNVIWVHEVGSRTARPLGDTIGASYPFWSPDGRFIGFFADGKLKKIDVARATVQVIADARTGRGGTWNRDGVIVFSPDANTTGLYRVSASGGVATPFTKLDGTTGETSHRWPCFLPDGKHLLYLAANFGGKSEANAIYLGALDSDERKMLVQAASSVGYAPGYILYVRNGELVAHPFDADRGEILGAPIPLSVPIARVGTVAHAAFSVSQTGTLVYQGSSAAGYANLTWFDRAGRKLSTLGDARESSNPRLSPDGKRVAVDIVDGLGNIDIWTMDSESGNLERFTFDPALEALPVWSPDASSIVFFSLKGGPGNLYEKPVGGSGSIELRLAFARRVQTNDWSPDGRFVIFSALRTETGWDLLLLPKEGEGKPIPFLESKFDEREGQFSPSGRWVAYTSDETGRTEVYVTSYSGGSVGSSGKWQVSSAGGSQPRWRRDGKEIFYLTPDNKLMVRAVGLAKSLELGPAIEQFQTRPREFVSALDVYTYDVSPDGQRILVNSALESAAPSPISVVIDWAAELERR; encoded by the coding sequence ATGACTCTCTCCCGCGGACACCGGCTCGGCCCGTACGAGATCCTCGACCCGCTCGGGGCGGGCGGCATGGGCGAGGTCTACCTGGCGCGCGACACGCGCCTCGAGAGAACGGTCGCCATCAAGATCCTCTCGGCGCACCTCTCCGACAAGCCCGGGGCGCGGGAGAGGTTCGAGCGCGAGGCGAAGATCATCTCCTCGCTGAACCACCCTCACGTCTGCCGCCTCTTCGACGTCGGCTCGCAGGACGGCGTCGCCTTCCTCGTCATGGAATACCTGGAAGGGGAGACCCTCGCACAGCGCCTGCGCAAGGGGGCGCTCCCCCTGGAGCAGGTGCTCCGTCTCGGGATGGAGATCTGCGAGGGGCTCGAGCAGGCGCACCGCAGCGGGGTGGTGCACCGAGACCTGAAGCCCGGCAACGTCATGCTGACGAAGTCCGGCGTCCGCCTGATGGACTTCGGCCTCGCGAAGCCAGTGGCCCCCCTGGGTGAAGCCTCCTCGATCGAGACGAGGGGCCAGGCCCTCACCGAGGAGGGGGTCGTCATGGGGAGCTTCCAGTACATGTCGCCGGAGCAGGTGGAAGGGCGGGACGTGGACACCCGGAGCGACATCTTCTCTCTCGGGGCGGTCCTCTACGAGATGACGTGCGGCAAGCGGGCCTTCGACGGGAAGAGCCCGCTGAGCGTCGCCTCGGCGATCCTCGAGAAGGAGCCCGAGCCCCTCGCCGCGCGGAGCCCGGCGCCGCCGCCCTTCGAGCACGCCATAAGGACCTGCATGGCGAAAGATCCCGAGAAGCGGTGGCAGACCGCCCGGGATCTCGCGCATCAGCTCGAGTGGATCGCTCGAGACGGGTCGAGAGCCGGCGCTGCGACGCCCGCGGTCGCGCGCGGGGCCTCGCGCGAGCGGTTGGCCTGGGGGCTGTTCGCGCTTCTGCTCCTCGCGGGGCTCGTGTACGCCGTCGCGGGGAGGCGCGTCGCGTCGTCTCCCAGGCAGGCGCGGCATTTCTCGGCCGCGCTCTCCGTCACCTCGCGCGATCTGGCCCTGACGGAGGACGGGAAGCTCCTCGCGTTCGTCGCCGCGGAACCGAGCCTGGGGCGGAACGTGATCTGGGTCCACGAGGTGGGATCGAGGACGGCGCGGCCGCTCGGCGACACGATCGGCGCCTCCTATCCGTTCTGGTCGCCCGACGGCCGCTTCATCGGCTTCTTCGCGGACGGAAAGCTGAAGAAGATCGACGTCGCGCGCGCGACCGTCCAGGTGATCGCCGACGCGCGCACCGGGCGCGGCGGGACCTGGAATCGCGACGGCGTCATCGTCTTCTCTCCGGACGCGAACACGACGGGGCTGTATCGCGTCTCCGCTTCGGGCGGCGTGGCGACCCCCTTCACGAAGCTCGACGGGACGACGGGTGAGACGAGCCACCGATGGCCCTGCTTCCTCCCCGACGGAAAGCATCTCCTCTATCTGGCGGCCAACTTCGGCGGGAAGTCCGAGGCGAACGCGATCTACCTCGGAGCGCTCGACTCGGACGAGCGGAAGATGCTGGTGCAGGCCGCCTCGAGCGTCGGCTACGCGCCGGGCTACATCCTCTACGTCCGGAACGGCGAGCTGGTCGCTCATCCGTTCGACGCCGATCGGGGGGAGATCCTCGGCGCTCCGATCCCACTCTCGGTGCCGATCGCGCGGGTGGGGACGGTTGCCCACGCCGCCTTCTCGGTCTCGCAGACGGGAACGCTGGTGTACCAGGGGAGCTCGGCCGCGGGCTACGCCAACCTGACCTGGTTCGACCGGGCGGGTCGAAAGCTCTCGACGCTGGGCGACGCCCGCGAGTCCTCGAACCCGAGGCTCTCCCCCGACGGAAAGAGGGTCGCCGTGGACATCGTCGACGGCTTGGGCAACATCGACATCTGGACGATGGACTCCGAGTCGGGAAATCTCGAGCGGTTCACGTTCGATCCAGCGCTGGAGGCCCTTCCGGTCTGGTCGCCCGATGCGAGCTCGATCGTCTTTTTCTCGCTCAAGGGAGGCCCCGGGAACCTCTACGAGAAACCGGTGGGCGGATCGGGATCCATCGAGCTGCGCCTGGCCTTCGCGAGGCGCGTCCAGACCAACGACTGGTCCCCCGACGGCCGGTTCGTCATCTTCAGCGCGCTTCGGACGGAAACGGGCTGGGATCTCCTTCTCCTGCCGAAGGAAGGGGAGGGCAAGCCCATCCCGTTCCTCGAATCGAAGTTCGACGAACGGGAAGGGCAATTCTCCCCGAGCGGGAGGTGGGTCGCCTACACGTCCGACGAGACCGGTCGGACGGAGGTGTACGTGACGTCCTATTCGGGCGGAAGCGTCGGCTCGAGCGGGAAATGGCAGGTCTCGTCGGCCGGCGGCTCCCAGCCCCGGTGGCGCCGCGACGGGAAGGAGATCTTCTACCTCACTCCCGACAACAAACTGATGGTGCGGGCGGTCGGATTGGCAAAGAGCCTCGAGCTCGGCCCGGCGATCGAGCAGTTCCAGACCCGGCCGCGCGAGTTCGTCTCGGCGCTCGACGTCTACACGTACGACGTCTCGCCGGACGGCCAGAGGATCCTCGTCAACTCCGCGCTCGAATCGGCCGCCCCATCGCCCATCTCGGTCGTGATCGACTGGGCCGCCGAGCTGGAGCGGCGCTGA
- a CDS encoding efflux RND transporter periplasmic adaptor subunit: MSKTKKRIIVLVVVGAVAWGGFAAWQRQKNKGTPVTAGKVGTEDIVSKVTANGKIQAENRVELSALVMGQILNLAVTEGDNVTKGQFLLQIDRNRAAADEAGSSAALKVSLSDRDSAKATMEQAERDFERARRNYEAQITSESEFQKARSFLETARATFESGENRVEQTRAGLDASRDTLSKTTIRAPIDGVVTTLRVKAGEVTVIGTMNNPGTQLMTISDMASVQAVLMVDETDTPTVKVGQKAVLHVDAYPGRSFDGLVTEVGHSPILKDDTDLQGLTTTSDAINFKVKVKVLEPPAEIRPGFSVTADIITGRKEKVAVVPLAAVVVRDSTKGEKTEAGTLKTEEGLYALRDGKAVFVPVKTGLSGGLMVELSAGLKPGEEIVTGPFKALREIKDGDQVKRMTDEQRKAAEKEAGG; the protein is encoded by the coding sequence ATGTCCAAGACCAAGAAGCGCATCATCGTCCTCGTCGTGGTCGGCGCCGTCGCCTGGGGAGGCTTCGCCGCCTGGCAGCGCCAGAAGAACAAGGGAACTCCCGTCACGGCCGGCAAGGTCGGGACGGAGGACATCGTCTCGAAGGTGACCGCCAACGGAAAGATCCAGGCCGAGAACCGGGTGGAGCTGTCGGCGCTCGTCATGGGCCAGATCCTCAACCTCGCGGTGACCGAGGGGGACAACGTCACGAAGGGGCAGTTCCTCCTCCAGATCGACCGGAACCGGGCGGCCGCCGACGAGGCGGGATCGAGCGCGGCGCTGAAAGTCAGCCTCTCCGACCGCGACTCCGCGAAGGCGACGATGGAGCAGGCCGAGCGCGACTTCGAGCGCGCCCGCCGCAACTACGAGGCGCAGATCACCTCCGAATCCGAGTTCCAGAAGGCCCGATCGTTCCTCGAGACGGCGCGCGCGACGTTCGAATCGGGAGAGAACCGCGTCGAGCAGACGCGCGCCGGGCTCGACGCGTCGCGCGACACCCTCTCGAAGACGACCATCCGCGCCCCCATCGACGGCGTCGTCACGACGCTGCGCGTCAAGGCCGGCGAGGTGACGGTGATCGGCACGATGAACAACCCAGGCACGCAGCTCATGACGATCTCGGACATGGCCAGCGTCCAGGCGGTCCTGATGGTGGACGAGACCGACACGCCGACCGTCAAGGTCGGGCAGAAGGCCGTGTTGCACGTCGACGCGTATCCGGGCCGGAGCTTCGACGGCCTGGTCACGGAGGTCGGGCACTCGCCGATCCTCAAGGACGACACGGATCTCCAGGGGCTGACGACGACCTCGGACGCCATCAACTTCAAGGTGAAGGTCAAGGTGCTCGAGCCGCCGGCTGAGATCCGGCCGGGCTTTTCCGTCACGGCCGACATCATCACGGGGCGGAAGGAGAAGGTGGCGGTCGTGCCGCTGGCCGCCGTCGTCGTGCGCGACTCGACGAAGGGTGAGAAGACCGAGGCGGGGACGCTGAAGACGGAGGAGGGGCTCTACGCCCTGCGCGACGGCAAGGCCGTCTTCGTCCCCGTGAAGACGGGGCTGTCGGGAGGGCTGATGGTCGAGCTCTCGGCGGGGCTCAAGCCGGGCGAGGAGATCGTCACGGGGCCCTTCAAGGCGCTTCGCGAGATCAAGGACGGCGACCAGGTGAAACGCATGACCGACGAGCAGCGGAAGGCCGCCGAGAAGGAAGCCGGCGGGTGA